The proteins below come from a single Alkalispirillum mobile genomic window:
- a CDS encoding alpha/beta hydrolase: protein MDSQRLDRVEVPTGPEPTASVIWLHGLGADGHDFEPIVPELRKTAAQCEVRYIFPHAPKRPVTVNGGAVMRAWYDLYDLGINRAQEDEEGIREAVGLVQGLIDEEKARGVPAERIVLAGFSMGGATALYSGLRHGERLAGLMGLSCYLPLADQLAEERSPANADTPVLLAHGTYDPVLPLQLGSAARDTLTGLGYRVEWQDYPMEHQVCMEEITLVDDWLSRVLAD, encoded by the coding sequence ATGGACAGTCAGCGTCTGGACCGCGTCGAAGTGCCCACCGGGCCGGAGCCCACCGCCAGCGTGATCTGGCTGCACGGCCTGGGTGCCGACGGCCACGACTTTGAACCCATCGTCCCGGAGCTGCGCAAGACCGCCGCGCAGTGTGAGGTGCGCTACATCTTTCCGCACGCCCCCAAGCGTCCGGTGACGGTGAATGGTGGTGCGGTGATGCGCGCCTGGTACGACCTCTACGACTTGGGTATCAACCGCGCTCAGGAGGACGAGGAGGGTATCCGGGAGGCGGTGGGCCTGGTGCAGGGGCTGATCGACGAGGAGAAGGCGCGCGGCGTGCCGGCCGAGCGGATCGTGTTGGCAGGTTTTTCCATGGGCGGGGCGACGGCGCTGTACAGCGGGTTGCGCCATGGTGAGCGGCTGGCAGGCCTCATGGGGCTGTCCTGCTATCTGCCGCTGGCCGACCAGCTGGCGGAGGAGCGCAGCCCGGCCAATGCCGACACGCCGGTGCTGCTGGCCCACGGCACCTACGACCCGGTGCTGCCGTTGCAACTGGGGTCCGCTGCCCGCGACACCCTGACGGGTCTGGGCTACCGGGTGGAGTGGCAGGACTACCCCATGGAGCATCAGGTCTGCATGGAGGAGATCACCCTGGTGGACGACTGGCTCAGCCGGGTGCTGGCCGACTGA
- a CDS encoding FKBP-type peptidyl-prolyl cis-trans isomerase, whose translation MKIRKNTVVTVDYRLKDEDGTLLDDSQQSGPMVYLHGYKHILPALEEALEGIEEGMPHRVTLAPEQAYGPRQENLVFEANREFLPEDLELYEGQQLTSGSHGRRFTLKVVRLTENGAVLDGNHPLAGRQLTFEVQIREVRPATKDEVRAQYARDATAKGQHAASS comes from the coding sequence ATGAAGATTCGCAAGAACACCGTAGTCACCGTGGACTACCGCCTGAAAGACGAGGACGGCACGCTGCTGGATGACAGCCAGCAATCCGGCCCCATGGTCTACCTGCACGGCTACAAGCACATCCTGCCGGCGCTGGAAGAGGCGCTGGAGGGCATCGAGGAAGGCATGCCCCACCGGGTCACGCTGGCGCCAGAGCAGGCCTACGGCCCGCGCCAGGAGAACCTCGTCTTCGAGGCCAACCGCGAATTTCTGCCCGAGGACCTGGAGCTGTACGAGGGCCAGCAGCTGACCAGCGGCTCCCACGGCCGGCGCTTCACCCTCAAGGTGGTGCGCCTGACCGAAAATGGCGCCGTGCTGGACGGCAACCACCCGCTGGCCGGCCGCCAACTGACCTTCGAGGTGCAGATCCGCGAGGTGCGCCCGGCCACCAAGGACGAGGTGCGCGCCCAGTACGCCCGCGACGCCACCGCCAAGGGGCAGCACGCCGCGTCGTCCTGA
- the lysA gene encoding diaminopimelate decarboxylase, translating into MQAFSLQDGRLCAEAVPLDRIAEQVGTPAYVYSRAAIEAAWRGFDEALGEHPHLVCYAVKANSNLAVLQLLARLGSGFDIVSGGELERVLAAGGEPQKIVFSGVGKTAGEMRRALEVGIRCFNVESAAELTRLNDVAGELGVTAPVSLRVNPDVDAGTHPYISTGLRENKFGIDIREAEAVYRQAAEAPHLSVDGVDFHIGSQLTDLSPIADALARVLELVDRLAEQGITIRHLDVGGGLGIRYQDETPPAPEDYARVLLDGLADRDLTLFMEPGRAVVGNAGVLITRVEYLKDGPEQRFAIVDAAMNDLLRPALYDAWQAITPVRPRPDGEALAWDIVGPVCETGDFLGKQRTLALAEGDLLAVHSAGAYGFVMASNYNTRPRPPEVLVDGDQFHVVRAREPLAELWRGEQLLD; encoded by the coding sequence ATGCAAGCCTTCTCGCTGCAAGACGGCCGGCTGTGCGCCGAGGCCGTGCCGCTGGACCGTATCGCCGAGCAGGTGGGCACCCCCGCCTACGTTTACTCCCGGGCCGCCATCGAGGCCGCCTGGCGCGGCTTCGACGAAGCGCTGGGTGAGCACCCGCATCTGGTCTGCTACGCGGTGAAGGCCAACTCCAACCTGGCGGTCCTGCAGCTGCTGGCCCGGCTGGGCTCGGGCTTCGACATCGTCTCCGGCGGCGAGCTGGAACGGGTGCTCGCTGCCGGCGGCGAGCCGCAGAAGATCGTGTTCTCCGGCGTCGGCAAGACCGCCGGGGAGATGCGCCGGGCGCTGGAGGTGGGCATCCGCTGTTTCAACGTGGAATCTGCCGCCGAGCTGACCCGGCTGAACGACGTGGCCGGCGAGCTCGGCGTGACCGCACCGGTCTCCCTGCGCGTGAACCCCGACGTGGACGCCGGCACCCACCCCTACATCTCCACCGGACTGCGCGAAAACAAGTTCGGCATCGACATCCGCGAGGCCGAGGCCGTCTACCGGCAGGCAGCGGAGGCGCCGCACCTGAGCGTGGACGGGGTGGACTTCCACATCGGCTCCCAGCTCACCGACCTGTCGCCCATTGCCGATGCGCTGGCGCGCGTGCTGGAGCTGGTGGACCGGTTGGCCGAGCAGGGCATCACCATTCGCCACCTGGACGTGGGCGGCGGCCTGGGCATCCGCTACCAGGACGAGACCCCACCGGCACCGGAGGACTACGCCCGGGTGCTGCTGGACGGCCTGGCCGACCGGGACCTCACCCTGTTCATGGAACCGGGCCGCGCCGTGGTGGGCAATGCCGGGGTGCTGATCACGCGGGTGGAATACCTCAAGGACGGCCCGGAGCAGCGCTTCGCCATTGTCGATGCCGCCATGAACGACCTGCTGCGCCCGGCACTCTATGACGCCTGGCAGGCCATCACCCCGGTACGCCCCCGCCCGGACGGCGAGGCGCTGGCCTGGGACATCGTCGGCCCGGTCTGCGAGACCGGCGACTTCCTCGGCAAGCAACGGACCCTGGCCCTGGCCGAGGGCGATCTGCTGGCCGTGCACTCCGCCGGCGCCTACGGGTTCGTCATGGCCTCCAACTACAACACCCGCCCCCGGCCGCCGGAGGTGCTGGTGGACGGGGACCAGTTCCACGTGGTGCGGGCCCGCGAGCCGCTGGCCGAGCTGTGGCGGGGGGAGCAGCTGCTCGACTGA
- a CDS encoding cupin domain-containing protein, translated as MRIAKTDVPEVFSAPGAVARQILEFGDASQYDKMTGEYFSLEAGTDIGPLLKGLEEDLCQSPHWGYMIEGRLIMTYRDGSEETVSAGDIFYWPPGHTLRVEDDAEIILFSPQHEHCETLAHLKKQLDS; from the coding sequence ATGCGTATCGCGAAGACCGACGTACCGGAGGTGTTCAGCGCGCCGGGCGCCGTGGCCCGGCAGATTCTCGAGTTCGGCGATGCCAGCCAGTACGACAAGATGACCGGGGAGTATTTCTCGCTGGAGGCGGGCACTGATATCGGCCCCTTGTTGAAGGGGCTCGAAGAGGACCTGTGTCAGTCCCCCCACTGGGGCTACATGATCGAAGGCCGCCTGATCATGACCTACCGGGACGGCAGCGAAGAGACCGTATCCGCCGGGGACATCTTCTACTGGCCACCGGGCCACACGCTCCGGGTGGAAGACGACGCCGAGATCATCCTCTTCAGCCCGCAGCATGAGCATTGCGAAACCCTGGCACATCTCAAAAAGCAGCTGGACAGCTGA
- a CDS encoding MFS transporter — protein MTAFDHRHFQQVRWTIYGILILAYMLVFFHRMAPGSVSGELTEAFGTSAAALGSLAAMYYYIYTAMQIPSGVLADTLGARWAVMTGSLVAGVGSILFGLADTFTMASVGRFLVGLGVSTVFVGLMKSNSVWFSERQYGSISGLTLLLGNAGAIAATGPLALVLDHYDWRSVFVALGVFSILLAVATWLKVYNKPEDAGFPSVREMEGKSAHAARDQHWVKDLRAVFANRKLWPGAVYDFGITGSFFGFVGLWAVPLLRDLHALDRSAASLYPTLATVAFAIGCLVAGMYSDRVGRRRPVLIGGAAAYLVVCLGLWLLPWGPGPLAMALFMALGLSAGCFVVAYAHAKEVTAPALAGMGIALVNTGLFLGAALFQPIFGWIMDLILAASGDTDYGFAAYQGGLVLLCGFATLALAASLLLHETHCRNIHVKHD, from the coding sequence TTGACCGCTTTCGACCACCGACACTTCCAGCAGGTCCGCTGGACCATCTACGGCATCCTGATCCTGGCCTACATGCTGGTGTTCTTTCACCGCATGGCGCCCGGGTCAGTCTCCGGCGAACTCACCGAGGCCTTCGGCACCAGCGCGGCCGCCCTGGGCTCCCTGGCGGCGATGTACTACTACATCTACACCGCCATGCAGATCCCCTCCGGCGTGCTCGCCGACACCCTGGGTGCCCGCTGGGCGGTGATGACCGGCAGCCTGGTGGCCGGGGTGGGCTCCATCCTGTTCGGGCTGGCCGACACCTTCACCATGGCCAGCGTGGGCCGCTTCCTGGTGGGGCTGGGCGTATCGACGGTGTTCGTGGGCCTGATGAAGAGCAACAGCGTCTGGTTCAGCGAGCGCCAGTACGGCTCCATCAGCGGGCTGACGCTCCTGCTGGGCAATGCCGGCGCCATCGCCGCCACCGGCCCACTGGCCCTGGTGCTGGACCACTACGACTGGCGCAGCGTGTTCGTGGCCCTGGGCGTCTTCTCCATCCTGCTGGCAGTGGCCACCTGGCTGAAGGTTTACAACAAGCCGGAGGACGCCGGCTTCCCATCGGTGCGGGAGATGGAGGGCAAGAGCGCCCACGCCGCCCGCGACCAGCACTGGGTGAAGGACCTGCGGGCCGTGTTCGCCAACCGCAAGCTCTGGCCGGGTGCGGTGTACGACTTCGGCATTACCGGCAGCTTCTTTGGCTTCGTCGGCCTATGGGCGGTGCCGCTGCTGCGCGACCTGCACGCGCTGGACCGCAGCGCCGCCTCGCTTTACCCCACGCTGGCCACGGTGGCCTTCGCCATCGGCTGCCTGGTGGCTGGCATGTACTCCGACCGAGTGGGCCGGCGCCGGCCGGTTCTGATCGGGGGTGCCGCGGCCTACCTGGTCGTCTGCCTGGGGCTGTGGCTGCTGCCCTGGGGGCCGGGCCCGCTGGCCATGGCGCTGTTCATGGCCCTGGGGCTGTCCGCTGGCTGCTTCGTGGTGGCTTACGCCCACGCCAAGGAGGTTACCGCCCCGGCGCTGGCGGGCATGGGCATCGCCCTGGTCAACACCGGGCTGTTTCTGGGCGCGGCGCTGTTCCAGCCCATCTTCGGCTGGATCATGGACCTGATCCTGGCGGCGTCCGGGGACACCGATTACGGCTTCGCGGCCTACCAGGGCGGGCTGGTGCTGCTGTGCGGCTTTGCCACGCTGGCGCTGGCCGCCTCATTGCTGCTGCATGAAACCCATTGCCGTAACATACATGTGAAACACGACTGA
- a CDS encoding gamma carbonic anhydrase family protein, whose protein sequence is MIRNYLGRYPDIADSAWIDESAVVIGDVSLAEDVSIWPMAVLRGDVQAIRVGKRSNIQDGSVVHVAHDGPYSPGGFATHIGADVTVGHKAIVHACTVGDRCLIGMGAIIMDGAEIGDESILAAGALVPPGKKLEGGHLYVGSPAKAARPLTDEEREKLVYSARHYVKVKNQHRDGE, encoded by the coding sequence ATGATCCGTAATTATCTGGGCCGCTACCCCGACATCGCCGACTCCGCCTGGATCGACGAAAGTGCGGTGGTCATCGGCGACGTGTCGCTCGCGGAGGATGTCTCCATCTGGCCCATGGCCGTGCTGCGTGGGGATGTGCAGGCGATCCGCGTCGGCAAACGCAGCAACATCCAGGACGGCAGCGTGGTCCACGTGGCTCACGACGGCCCCTACAGCCCGGGTGGGTTCGCCACGCATATCGGTGCGGACGTCACCGTCGGCCACAAGGCCATCGTGCACGCCTGCACCGTGGGCGACCGCTGCCTGATCGGCATGGGCGCGATCATCATGGACGGGGCCGAGATCGGCGATGAAAGCATCCTGGCAGCAGGGGCGCTGGTGCCGCCCGGCAAGAAGCTGGAAGGCGGCCACCTCTACGTGGGCAGCCCCGCCAAGGCCGCCCGCCCCCTCACCGACGAGGAGCGCGAAAAGCTGGTTTACTCCGCCCGCCACTACGTGAAGGTCAAGAACCAGCACCGGGACGGCGAGTGA
- a CDS encoding DUF4197 domain-containing protein, producing the protein MTELMKSLLQGVRVVPVFRRYGAAFCVVALSGALMACVPGGTQTQGAEPTAQSASGSNGGNGQAVTADDMEDGLREALSLATQRVVAQLGATDGFYAHDDVRIPLPARLQSVREQLARVGQEGRVDALHEQLNRAAERAAPEAEALFLDALRDMTVSDARAILSGPEDSATRYFREATGDDLEAAMAPIVEDRLDQVGAFSTWGQLQERLEALPLVSGFSLDLTDHVVHHAVDGLFLRMAEEEAAIRANPAQRGSELLERVFRR; encoded by the coding sequence ATGACTGAACTGATGAAATCACTGTTGCAGGGGGTCCGGGTAGTGCCGGTGTTCCGCAGGTATGGTGCTGCCTTTTGCGTTGTGGCGCTGTCCGGGGCGCTCATGGCGTGTGTTCCCGGGGGCACGCAGACGCAGGGGGCTGAGCCGACAGCTCAGTCCGCCTCCGGCAGCAACGGCGGAAATGGCCAGGCGGTGACCGCCGATGACATGGAGGACGGGCTGCGCGAGGCCTTGAGCCTGGCCACCCAGCGGGTGGTGGCGCAGTTGGGCGCCACCGACGGCTTCTATGCCCATGATGATGTCCGCATCCCGTTGCCGGCGCGGCTTCAATCGGTGCGGGAGCAGTTGGCGCGGGTTGGCCAGGAAGGCCGGGTGGATGCCCTCCACGAGCAGCTCAACCGCGCGGCGGAGCGGGCGGCGCCCGAGGCCGAAGCGCTGTTTCTGGACGCATTGCGTGACATGACGGTGAGTGATGCCCGGGCCATCCTGTCCGGCCCCGAGGACAGTGCCACCCGGTATTTCCGTGAGGCGACGGGCGATGACCTGGAGGCGGCCATGGCGCCCATCGTCGAGGACCGCCTGGATCAGGTGGGTGCCTTCAGCACCTGGGGGCAGCTGCAGGAGCGCCTGGAGGCCCTGCCGCTGGTGTCCGGCTTCTCCCTGGACCTGACCGATCACGTGGTGCACCACGCAGTGGACGGCCTTTTTCTGCGTATGGCAGAGGAAGAGGCCGCCATCCGCGCCAACCCGGCGCAGCGCGGCTCGGAATTGCTGGAGCGCGTCTTCAGGCGTTGA
- a CDS encoding TetR/AcrR family transcriptional regulator, with protein MRKDTKEHLLETGLDLLLEHGYNDLGVQALLSASDVPKGSFYHHFRSKQDFALAVVDRYMRQVHAGLDDCLNDTRRPPLDRVRRFFELSREKYGREGYRGCLLGNLGQELSAVNDAFRYKIEWCFGEITARLAVCLEEARLHGDLPKETDVHHMADLLLDCWEGAALRSRLRRDPAPLTAMLDFYFRTAA; from the coding sequence ATGCGCAAGGACACCAAAGAGCACCTCCTGGAAACCGGCCTGGATCTGCTACTGGAACACGGCTACAACGATCTGGGCGTGCAGGCGCTGCTATCGGCCAGCGATGTACCGAAAGGCTCCTTTTACCACCATTTCAGGAGCAAGCAGGACTTTGCCCTGGCCGTGGTGGACCGGTACATGCGGCAGGTCCATGCCGGCCTTGATGACTGCCTGAACGACACCCGCCGTCCGCCGCTGGACCGCGTGCGCCGCTTCTTCGAGCTCTCCCGGGAAAAGTATGGCCGCGAGGGCTATCGCGGTTGCCTGCTCGGCAACCTCGGGCAGGAGTTGTCAGCCGTAAACGATGCCTTCCGGTACAAGATCGAGTGGTGCTTTGGCGAGATCACGGCTCGGCTGGCCGTCTGCCTGGAAGAGGCCAGGTTGCACGGTGACCTGCCGAAGGAAACCGACGTGCACCACATGGCAGACCTGCTGCTGGACTGCTGGGAAGGCGCCGCATTGCGAAGCCGCCTTCGACGGGACCCTGCCCCCCTGACCGCCATGCTCGACTTCTACTTCCGCACGGCGGCCTGA
- the pdxA gene encoding 4-hydroxythreonine-4-phosphate dehydrogenase PdxA, with protein MSLPRLALTAGEPAGIGPDLCLKIAAEPLDAAVVVLGDPQLLRERAEQLGLSVAVQPVTAVPTGRHQPGTLPVLPVPLAGSRAPGQLDTANAAHVLALLEGAARGCLQGEFDAVVTAPVHKGVINEAGHVFSGHTEFFAEQTGGQLPVMMLAADTLRVALVTTHLPLRAVADAITAERLERVITTLDRDLRARFGIQRPCIRVCGLNPHAGEGGHLGREEIEVIEPVLARLRDQGLDLDGPLPADTVFTPRHLAGADAILAMYHDQGLPVLKHAGFGRAVNITLGLPIIRTSVDHGTALDLAGTGQAEAGSLLEAIAQARRMALATQSPA; from the coding sequence GTGAGCCTGCCGCGACTGGCGCTTACCGCCGGCGAGCCGGCGGGCATCGGCCCCGATCTTTGCCTGAAGATCGCCGCCGAGCCGCTGGATGCCGCCGTGGTGGTGCTGGGTGACCCGCAGCTGCTGCGCGAACGGGCAGAGCAGTTGGGGCTGTCGGTGGCGGTGCAACCGGTGACCGCCGTCCCCACCGGCCGCCACCAACCCGGCACCCTGCCGGTGTTGCCCGTCCCGCTCGCCGGTAGCCGTGCCCCCGGGCAACTGGACACGGCCAACGCCGCACACGTGCTGGCCCTGCTGGAGGGCGCCGCCCGTGGCTGCCTGCAGGGTGAGTTCGACGCCGTTGTCACCGCCCCGGTGCACAAGGGGGTGATTAACGAGGCCGGGCACGTCTTCAGCGGCCACACGGAATTCTTTGCCGAGCAGACCGGCGGGCAGCTGCCGGTGATGATGCTGGCGGCGGACACCCTGCGCGTCGCGCTGGTGACCACCCACCTGCCGCTGCGGGCCGTGGCCGACGCCATCACCGCCGAGCGGCTGGAGCGGGTCATCACCACCCTGGACCGGGACCTGCGCGCACGGTTCGGCATCCAGCGGCCCTGCATCCGGGTCTGTGGCCTGAACCCCCATGCGGGCGAGGGCGGCCATCTGGGGCGGGAGGAGATCGAGGTGATCGAGCCGGTGCTGGCCCGGCTGCGCGATCAGGGGCTGGACCTGGACGGCCCGCTACCGGCGGACACGGTGTTCACCCCGCGCCACCTGGCCGGTGCCGACGCGATCCTGGCCATGTACCACGACCAGGGCCTGCCCGTGCTCAAGCACGCCGGTTTCGGCCGGGCGGTGAACATCACCCTGGGGCTGCCCATCATCCGCACGTCGGTGGACCATGGCACCGCGCTGGACCTCGCCGGGACCGGGCAGGCGGAAGCCGGCAGCCTGCTCGAGGCAATCGCGCAGGCCCGCCGAATGGCGCTTGCCACCCAGTCACCCGCGTAA
- a CDS encoding succinylglutamate desuccinylase/aspartoacylase family protein — translation MARRAPFRIFDAEVQPGQRMTVDVPLAQLYTHTQLHMPVQVVHGRRDGPVLLVSAALHGDEINGVEVIRRLLRLSTLRHLAGTLVAVPIVNVFGFIHRSRYLPDRRDLNRCFPGTERGSLGARTAYLFKTGIVERCTHVIDLHTAAIHRDNLPQIRVNLDNADAAEMAQAFGVPLTLNSGLIEGSLRAAADEAGIPVITYEAGEALRFQEPAIKAGLAGTVRVMRHLGMLPQRPTRRRDAPQSYVANASQWARAEQDGIFRTVSPLGTHVKQGQILGYIADPFGEQELPVRAPFDGIVVGRNNLPLVNEGEALYHVARYEQAARAERVAAQWAAYEEGLEGELPSSEEPPIV, via the coding sequence ATGGCGCGCCGGGCCCCCTTCCGCATCTTTGATGCCGAGGTCCAGCCCGGCCAGCGCATGACGGTGGATGTGCCGCTGGCCCAGCTCTACACCCATACCCAGCTGCACATGCCGGTACAGGTGGTGCACGGGCGCCGGGACGGCCCGGTGCTGCTGGTCAGCGCCGCCCTCCACGGCGACGAGATCAACGGGGTGGAGGTCATCCGCCGGCTGCTCAGGCTCTCCACCCTGCGCCACCTGGCGGGCACCCTGGTGGCCGTGCCCATCGTCAACGTCTTCGGCTTCATCCACCGCTCCCGCTACCTGCCGGACCGCCGGGACCTCAACCGCTGCTTCCCGGGCACCGAGCGGGGCTCGCTGGGGGCGCGCACCGCCTACCTGTTCAAGACCGGAATCGTGGAGCGCTGCACCCACGTCATCGACCTGCACACCGCTGCCATCCACCGCGACAACCTCCCGCAGATCCGGGTCAACCTGGACAACGCCGATGCCGCGGAGATGGCACAGGCGTTCGGGGTGCCGCTGACCCTGAACAGCGGGCTGATCGAGGGCAGCCTGCGGGCGGCGGCGGACGAGGCCGGCATCCCGGTGATCACCTACGAGGCGGGCGAAGCGCTGCGCTTCCAGGAGCCGGCTATCAAGGCCGGTCTCGCCGGTACGGTGCGGGTAATGCGCCACCTGGGGATGCTGCCGCAACGCCCCACCCGCCGCCGCGACGCGCCCCAGAGTTACGTCGCCAACGCCTCGCAATGGGCGCGTGCCGAGCAGGACGGCATCTTCCGCACCGTCAGCCCGCTGGGCACCCACGTGAAACAGGGTCAGATACTGGGTTATATTGCGGACCCGTTCGGCGAACAGGAGCTGCCGGTACGCGCGCCCTTCGACGGCATTGTGGTGGGCCGCAACAACCTGCCCCTGGTGAATGAGGGCGAAGCGCTCTACCACGTGGCGCGCTACGAGCAGGCCGCCCGGGCGGAACGCGTCGCCGCCCAGTGGGCCGCCTACGAGGAGGGGCTGGAGGGGGAACTCCCGTCCTCCGAAGAGCCGCCCATCGTCTGA
- the lptM gene encoding LPS translocon maturation chaperone LptM encodes MRATLLTLLLLLTLAAALTGCGQKGDLYMPEDETEQS; translated from the coding sequence ATGCGCGCAACGTTACTGACCCTGCTGTTGCTGCTGACCCTTGCCGCCGCGCTGACCGGCTGCGGCCAGAAGGGGGATCTGTACATGCCGGAGGACGAGACCGAGCAGTCGTAA
- a CDS encoding universal stress protein, with protein MSEKISLVIVPVDGSPAAGAAARHAGLLAQTLHARLQLVHVMPPIPAELSDLPANRKPENDPDRADQLRAAERAFEKARAAIDQGPEAECVTLEADDESLVHRPARVVVDHVRRQSDCLLVLGARHLSDLLKLVEGSVSNQILHRVQCPVTVVHDDAVNEGSAALRRILLPVDGSGHSRAAAALAGDMARNVDVPVELIFCQPVGGVDPGDDKPEAIFAAAREALGEVPAGIEETLLSHARPAEAIVRQAAERADQSPTIVMGRHGRGTLTEALLGSVSHRVVETAPCPVTVVI; from the coding sequence ATGAGCGAGAAGATCAGCCTGGTAATTGTTCCCGTCGATGGTTCCCCGGCGGCCGGTGCAGCGGCCCGCCATGCCGGACTGCTGGCGCAGACGCTGCACGCGCGCCTGCAACTGGTGCACGTGATGCCCCCAATCCCGGCGGAACTCAGCGACCTGCCCGCCAACCGCAAACCGGAGAACGACCCGGACCGCGCCGACCAGTTACGCGCTGCGGAACGGGCCTTCGAGAAGGCGCGGGCCGCCATCGATCAGGGCCCCGAGGCCGAGTGCGTGACTCTGGAAGCCGATGACGAGAGCCTGGTGCACCGCCCGGCACGGGTGGTGGTGGACCACGTGCGGCGCCAGTCCGACTGCCTGCTTGTGCTGGGTGCGCGCCACCTCAGTGATCTGCTCAAGCTGGTGGAGGGCAGTGTCAGCAACCAGATCCTTCACCGCGTCCAGTGCCCTGTCACCGTGGTTCACGATGACGCCGTCAACGAGGGCAGCGCAGCCCTGCGCCGCATCCTGCTGCCGGTGGACGGCTCCGGGCACAGCCGCGCCGCGGCGGCCCTTGCCGGCGACATGGCACGCAACGTCGACGTACCGGTGGAACTGATCTTCTGCCAGCCGGTGGGCGGGGTCGACCCGGGCGACGACAAGCCCGAAGCCATCTTCGCCGCGGCCCGGGAAGCACTCGGCGAGGTCCCGGCCGGCATCGAAGAGACGCTGCTGAGCCACGCCCGCCCGGCCGAGGCCATCGTCCGGCAGGCGGCGGAACGCGCAGACCAGTCCCCCACGATCGTCATGGGGCGCCACGGGCGCGGCACGCTGACCGAGGCCCTGCTGGGCAGCGTCAGCCACCGCGTGGTGGAAACCGCGCCCTGCCCCGTCACCGTCGTGATCTGA
- a CDS encoding MoaD/ThiS family protein, with product MQVEFYGILEEVVGQPRMTLELAEGATVADALEALAGQQPELAPHLARVAYAVGDELVGKDTRLKADDTLVLLPPVSGG from the coding sequence GTGCAAGTAGAGTTCTACGGCATTCTGGAAGAGGTGGTGGGCCAGCCGCGGATGACGCTGGAGCTGGCCGAGGGTGCGACCGTCGCCGATGCACTGGAGGCGCTGGCCGGGCAACAGCCCGAGTTGGCACCGCACCTGGCCCGGGTCGCCTATGCGGTGGGTGACGAACTGGTTGGCAAAGACACCCGATTGAAGGCGGACGACACTCTGGTACTACTGCCACCGGTCAGCGGCGGGTAA